One window of Medicago truncatula cultivar Jemalong A17 chromosome 2, MtrunA17r5.0-ANR, whole genome shotgun sequence genomic DNA carries:
- the LOC112419022 gene encoding uncharacterized protein, producing MRMNRVDSDNKDKVGVADSDVTPISKSLDDIDVGGCEASSTKEPKLVSASKVDAVAPVVTSNTPNSLGKRAAENVVSVVDVAEFDGSTPKEPKLVRCEDRS from the coding sequence GAGTTGATTCCGATAACAAGGACAAAGTTGGTGTAGCCGATTCAGATGTAACACCGATTAGCAAGTCTTTGGATGACATTGATGTAGGTGGGTGTGAAGCATCGAGCACAAAAGAACCAAAATTGGTGTCTGCTTCAAAGGTAGATGCAGTTGCTCCAGTTGTGACTTCGAACACTCCAAACTCCTTGGGAAAGAGAGCAGCTGAGAATGTGGTTTCAGTTGTTGATGTCGCTGAATTTGATGGATCCACACCAAAAGAGCCAAAACTGGTTCGGTGTGAAGATCGAAGCTGA